From one Chryseobacterium sp. 3008163 genomic stretch:
- a CDS encoding tetratricopeptide repeat protein encodes MAISDFDKALTYNPDDVLVLYQKGEVLLSLGQKEKACEHFLKVKKLGNNEIDDVIEKAKCKNL; translated from the coding sequence TTGGCAATAAGTGATTTTGATAAAGCTTTAACTTATAATCCTGATGATGTACTTGTATTGTACCAAAAAGGTGAAGTTTTATTATCATTAGGTCAAAAAGAAAAAGCGTGCGAACATTTCTTAAAAGTGAAAAAATTAGGCAATAATGAAATTGATGATGTTATTGAAAAGGCAAAATGTAAAAACTTATAA